The Cannabis sativa cultivar Pink pepper isolate KNU-18-1 chromosome 8, ASM2916894v1, whole genome shotgun sequence genomic interval GAGGTCCGCCTGGGCCATTGGTGGTCGGAGGCAGCAGATCGGAGTCGGGGTTGGATTTTAGGCCTCAACCATAAACTGGAGATTTCATACGATATCTAGATAGCGTTGCCCCAAGTGTAGCTGtaacattaaaaaattatacaacCTGAACTTTAGCAGACTAAATTAAACGGACAAGCAACTCACCaacaatttcgaccctagtttCACTTGGAGAGAAGAAGCTTCGAGAAAAGGACAGAGAAAACGAAAAAAaggaatttaaaaattatattttataatattttaataattaatattacgtggacggGGACTATTGAAAATTTACCACATGTCAACAAGTGTATATGTGGTCAGTttaccgtggcacttaactgagGTTTTTAAATGGAAGTGTAAAGAACAAATCGAATTAAGAGTTCAATAGGTTTTGCCGTTAAAATTttagtttttgtggttaagtgttaaaaaaaataaaattcaggTGGTTTTGCCGCCAATATCTCTTTCTGGAATTCGAATTATACTTCACAGttaaatttttgtttaaaatcgttttttttttctagaatttTGCATCAATCAGTAATTGTAGATAGTTGGATTGATTATGGTCTTTTTCTCAAGTGACATTACCGAAGTTAATGGTGGATCTTGGACTTACTGGGTTGTTTTTCTGTTGCCGTCCTCATTTGATTCCACAAAGGTTTTGAGGATGAGAAGCATGGGTCGTGGAGCTCTATGGTGAGTGTAAGaggtaattttgtaattttttttaggctaattaagatattttttccttgaactttgacatgttttaaattatatcccttgaatttttttctattgagattaaggacttttgtttaatggcaaaaaaaaaaaaaaaaaaaattgagggggacatgttacaaaaatgggaaaaaatgttttttttttttttaaaaaaaaattatataaatattaaaatgaccGATTCACTATATTTtcgtaatattgttatttttcgTATATAAccgaaaaaaggaaaaaaaaaaaaaaatcatttttattaatttttgagcTTTGAAGTTGTGCTACTGCTAGTGCTACAAGAGAAAGTTGGTGGTTCCCGCCTTCATCCCAACCCAAATCCAACTCTCCTTCCTCCTCAAATCTACTCTGCAACTAAGGTTCCATCGCCAACAATGGCGGGACCagccaagaagaagaagaaggtcaCAGAAGCTGCTGCCGAGACCAACCCGGAGACCACAGAGCGTAAGAGGCTTCAAAATCTCGCCTTCTCCAACAACATGCTCTCCGATACACCTGCCAAGCCCAACTCTCTTCTTTCCCCATCAAAAATGCTAATCAAGCACCACGGTAGAGATATCGTCAAGAAATCCCAGCGGAAGAACAGATTCCTCTTCTCTTTCCCTGGTCTTCTCGCTCCGATCGGTGGTGGAAAGATTGGCGAGCTCAAAGATTTGGGCACTAAGAACCCTATTCTCTATGTTGATTTCCCTCAGGTTTCGTCCCTTTTCTCTTATACTCGGAAAATGCTGGAACTGTTTTTTGTTGGTATTTTGTGGGTAAGTGACATCTTTTGATTATTTCAGGGTCGGATGAAATTGTTTGGGACTATTGTGTATCCGAAGAATAGGTATTTGACTGTGCAATTCCCCAGAGGTGGAAAGAATGTTATGTGTGAAGATTACTTTGATAATATGGTTTGTAtatttttactttctttttgtgttactattttatttttatttatgtgttcTTCATTTTTGGTGGTAATTTTGaagtatatttatatggttTCAACCCAAATTGGGTTGATGATGATCATTAACTTTTGCAATTCTCAAGGTGAAGATCGAACAATTATCAATCAAACGAGTTTGAATTGTATAAATGTAGCTAATAATACACTGGATCGTTTAGAACAGAActagaaaaatgatgaaaatgttaTATCGTATTTTTGGATTATGGAAACGAAAATGTCcttgaaaatatggtattttgcTGGCTAATTTTCTTCCCTTGCTCCACTAGCGAAGTTTCTTAAAGGCTTTCCCTTCATTCTATGCTTTAAGATGAATTGTAAACTTATCCTGTAAATTTTTACGTTAGTGATTGGAGATAATATATCAGCTAGATAAGAAGCATATGTTAATCCCTCAACTTTTCTTATGATCTGAATGGGTTTCCTGACCACTGCAGATTGTATTTTCTGATGCATGGTGGATTGGGAGTGAAACTGAGAATCCAGAAGAAGCCCGACTTGATTTTCCCAAGGAACTGAATGATGTCAGTTATCCAACAATAGTTTTTTGGGTGGTTAAATTTCATATCATTTGTTTATTGGTGATCCATTCCTCACATATATTGGTTTCAGGGTCAACCTGCTGAATATGACTTTAAAGGTGGTGCTGGTGGTGCACCATGTGCTAATAAACAAGTTGGTCATAAAACTGTAATCACCAATAGAGAAGAAACCCCAGAACCCAGCAGTGATGATGATTTATCGATATCAGAGGGTGAAAACAAAGAtttgatgaaatcaactccaGTTCGGCAGTCATCACGGACTGCCGGGAAGAGATACAAGTACAGTTCTTCTAGATTGACTTTACTCACTGCATTCTGATTAACTTAGTTCTTTAAGGATATGAAActgtttgtaaaataaaaaatagaacatTGTCCCTCATATTTTCATGGGGCTAATCTTCGTATTTTCTTCCTAGCCTTCCCTGTAACATAAGGCGTCAATGCTTAAAACTCCCACATATTCTGT includes:
- the LOC115701421 gene encoding DNA-binding protein RHL1 isoform X1, translating into MAGPAKKKKKVTEAAAETNPETTERKRLQNLAFSNNMLSDTPAKPNSLLSPSKMLIKHHGRDIVKKSQRKNRFLFSFPGLLAPIGGGKIGELKDLGTKNPILYVDFPQGRMKLFGTIVYPKNRYLTVQFPRGGKNVMCEDYFDNMIVFSDAWWIGSETENPEEARLDFPKELNDGQPAEYDFKGGAGGAPCANKQVGHKTVITNREETPEPSSDDDLSISEGENKDLMKSTPVRQSSRTAGKRYKFLEDSSGDDSIASDADAEEDEEDKKDVTIDSSTQNYTSRKKENVSSVVIDIDNENEDDVEKTSVPSPSHNQGSDPSGTKSKKQSSVSSKKTKSGEESHGPLVQATISTLFKRVEEKKTPRNSGKLSSLNGSNQKAKRVDSKRKTSQDEVPKKKAKVTNNKNAGGKGLAKKEVSEGDEDEDDIEEFSSPSVDSEGSDEEWAA
- the LOC115701421 gene encoding DNA-binding protein RHL1 isoform X2: MAGPAKKKKKVTEAAAETNPETTERKRLQNLAFSNNMLSDTPAKPNSLLSPSKMLIKHHGRDIVKKSQRKNRFLFSFPGLLAPIGGGKIGELKDLGTKNPILYVDFPQGRMKLFGTIVYPKNRYLTVQFPRGGKNVMCEDYFDNMIVFSDAWWIGSETENPEEARLDFPKELNDGQPAEYDFKGGAGGAPCANKQVGHKTVITNREETPEPSSDDDLSISEGENKDLMKSTPVRQSSRTAGKRYKFLEDSSGDDSIASDADAEEDEEDKKDVTIDSSTQNYTSRKKENVSSVVIDIDNENEDDVEKTSVPSPSHNQGSDPSGTKSKKQSSVSSKKTKSGEESHGPLVQATISTLFKRVEEKTPRNSGKLSSLNGSNQKAKRVDSKRKTSQDEVPKKKAKVTNNKNAGGKGLAKKEVSEGDEDEDDIEEFSSPSVDSEGSDEEWAA